A genome region from Oenanthe melanoleuca isolate GR-GAL-2019-014 chromosome 14, OMel1.0, whole genome shotgun sequence includes the following:
- the LOC130259007 gene encoding hydroxyacylglutathione hydrolase, mitochondrial isoform X1 yields the protein MKVEILPALTDNYMYLLIDQDTREAAIVDPVQPQKVLDAVKKHGVKLTTVLTTHHHWDHAGGNEKLVKMEPGLHVYGGDSRVGALTQRVSHLTALKVGSLNVKCLSTPCHTSGHICYYVTKPNSSEPPAVFTGDTLFVAGCGKFFEGTPDEMYKALIEILGSLDPQTRVYCGHEYTINNLKFARHVEPSNPSIQEKLAWAKAQYDRGEPTIPSTIAEEFTYNPFMRVREKSVQDHAGETDPVRTMGAIRKEKDNFRVPKD from the exons ATGAAGGTGGAAATCCTGCCAGCCCTCACTGACAACTACATGTACCTGCTGATCGACCAGGACACCAGGGAGGCTGCCATAGTTGaccctgtgcagccccagaaG gtttTGGATGCAGTCAAAAAGCATGGTGTGAAGCTGACCACTGTCCTGACCACCCACCACCACTG ggACCATGCTGGAGGCAATGAGAAGCTGGTGAAgatggagccagggctgcacgTGTAtgggggggacagcagggtgggGGCCCTGACACAGAGAGTGTCCCACCTGACAGCCCTCAAG GTGGGATCTCTAAATGTGAAATGCCTCAGTACGCCGTGTCACACCTCGGGCCACATCTGTTATTATGTGACTAAGCCAAATAGCTCCGAGCCACCTGCAGTTTTTACAG GTGACACCCTGTTTGTGGCTGGCTGTGGCAAGTTCTTCGAGGGCACCCCGGACGAGATGTACAAGGCACTGATCGAGATCTTGGGCAGCCTGGACCCCCAAACG aGAGTTTACTGTGGCCACGAGTACACCATCAACAATCTCAAGTTTGCTCGGCACGTGGAGCCCAGTAACCCCAGCATCCAGGAGAAACTGGCCTGGGCCAAG GCCCAGTATGACAGAGGAGAGCCCACCATCCCCTCCACTATTGCTGAGGAGTTCACCTACAACCCCTTCATGAGAGTGAG ggagaagTCAGTCCAGGACCACGCTGGGGAGACCGACCCAGTCCGGACCATGGGGGCCATCAGGAAGGAGAAGGACAACTTCAGAGTGCCCAAGGActga
- the LOC130259007 gene encoding hydroxyacylglutathione hydrolase, mitochondrial isoform X3, producing the protein MLRGGWRALGTALAAGAVLGAVLRAGPAQLRAKFLHTEHELREAKTVSQANMKVEILPALTDNYMYLLIDQDTREAAIVDPVQPQKVLDAVKKHGVKLTTVLTTHHHWDHAGGNEKLVKMEPGLHVYGGDSRVGALTQRVSHLTALKVGSLNVKCLSTPCHTSGHICYYVTKPNSSEPPAVFTGDTLFVAGCGKFFEGTPDEMYKALIEILGSLDPQTRVYCGHEYTINNLKFARHVEPSNPSIQEKLAWAKAQYDRGEPTIPSTIAEEFTYNPFMRVREKSVQDHAGETDPVRTMGAIRKEKDNFRVPKD; encoded by the exons ATGCTCCGCGGGGGCTGGCGAGCGCTCGGCACCGCCCTGGCAGCCGGGGCTGTCCTCGGGGCCGTTCTCCGAGCCG GTCCAGCACAGCTGCGAGCTAAATTCCTGCACACGGAGCACGAGCTGAGGGAGGCCAAGACAGTGAGCCAGGCCAACATGAAGGTGGAAATCCTGCCAGCCCTCACTGACAACTACATGTACCTGCTGATCGACCAGGACACCAGGGAGGCTGCCATAGTTGaccctgtgcagccccagaaG gtttTGGATGCAGTCAAAAAGCATGGTGTGAAGCTGACCACTGTCCTGACCACCCACCACCACTG ggACCATGCTGGAGGCAATGAGAAGCTGGTGAAgatggagccagggctgcacgTGTAtgggggggacagcagggtgggGGCCCTGACACAGAGAGTGTCCCACCTGACAGCCCTCAAG GTGGGATCTCTAAATGTGAAATGCCTCAGTACGCCGTGTCACACCTCGGGCCACATCTGTTATTATGTGACTAAGCCAAATAGCTCCGAGCCACCTGCAGTTTTTACAG GTGACACCCTGTTTGTGGCTGGCTGTGGCAAGTTCTTCGAGGGCACCCCGGACGAGATGTACAAGGCACTGATCGAGATCTTGGGCAGCCTGGACCCCCAAACG aGAGTTTACTGTGGCCACGAGTACACCATCAACAATCTCAAGTTTGCTCGGCACGTGGAGCCCAGTAACCCCAGCATCCAGGAGAAACTGGCCTGGGCCAAG GCCCAGTATGACAGAGGAGAGCCCACCATCCCCTCCACTATTGCTGAGGAGTTCACCTACAACCCCTTCATGAGAGTGAG ggagaagTCAGTCCAGGACCACGCTGGGGAGACCGACCCAGTCCGGACCATGGGGGCCATCAGGAAGGAGAAGGACAACTTCAGAGTGCCCAAGGActga
- the LOC130259007 gene encoding hydroxyacylglutathione hydrolase, mitochondrial isoform X2, with protein sequence MFLPHSQNRDSCLELAMTALAASLHGAAAPAAPPPRAEGRAGAGRAQRRPRARRAGPGRAPPGPGSQGPAQLRAKFLHTEHELREAKTVSQANMKVEILPALTDNYMYLLIDQDTREAAIVDPVQPQKVLDAVKKHGVKLTTVLTTHHHWDHAGGNEKLVKMEPGLHVYGGDSRVGALTQRVSHLTALKVGSLNVKCLSTPCHTSGHICYYVTKPNSSEPPAVFTGDTLFVAGCGKFFEGTPDEMYKALIEILGSLDPQTRVYCGHEYTINNLKFARHVEPSNPSIQEKLAWAKAQYDRGEPTIPSTIAEEFTYNPFMRVREKSVQDHAGETDPVRTMGAIRKEKDNFRVPKD encoded by the exons ATGTTCCTGCCCCACTCCCAAAACCGGGACAGCTGCTTGGAGCTGGCCATGACCGCCCTTGCCGCGTCCTTGcacggcgctgccgctcccgcgGCTCCTCCCCCGCGGGCtgagggccgggccggggccgggcgggctcagcgccgcccccgcgcacgccgggccgggccgggccgggcccctcCCGGGCCGGGCAGCCAAG GTCCAGCACAGCTGCGAGCTAAATTCCTGCACACGGAGCACGAGCTGAGGGAGGCCAAGACAGTGAGCCAGGCCAACATGAAGGTGGAAATCCTGCCAGCCCTCACTGACAACTACATGTACCTGCTGATCGACCAGGACACCAGGGAGGCTGCCATAGTTGaccctgtgcagccccagaaG gtttTGGATGCAGTCAAAAAGCATGGTGTGAAGCTGACCACTGTCCTGACCACCCACCACCACTG ggACCATGCTGGAGGCAATGAGAAGCTGGTGAAgatggagccagggctgcacgTGTAtgggggggacagcagggtgggGGCCCTGACACAGAGAGTGTCCCACCTGACAGCCCTCAAG GTGGGATCTCTAAATGTGAAATGCCTCAGTACGCCGTGTCACACCTCGGGCCACATCTGTTATTATGTGACTAAGCCAAATAGCTCCGAGCCACCTGCAGTTTTTACAG GTGACACCCTGTTTGTGGCTGGCTGTGGCAAGTTCTTCGAGGGCACCCCGGACGAGATGTACAAGGCACTGATCGAGATCTTGGGCAGCCTGGACCCCCAAACG aGAGTTTACTGTGGCCACGAGTACACCATCAACAATCTCAAGTTTGCTCGGCACGTGGAGCCCAGTAACCCCAGCATCCAGGAGAAACTGGCCTGGGCCAAG GCCCAGTATGACAGAGGAGAGCCCACCATCCCCTCCACTATTGCTGAGGAGTTCACCTACAACCCCTTCATGAGAGTGAG ggagaagTCAGTCCAGGACCACGCTGGGGAGACCGACCCAGTCCGGACCATGGGGGCCATCAGGAAGGAGAAGGACAACTTCAGAGTGCCCAAGGActga
- the FAHD1 gene encoding acylpyruvase FAHD1, mitochondrial — MASSKQLSRFWEWGRNIVCVGRNYAEHAKEMGSALPAEPLFFLKPSSAYVREGSPIVRPYYCRNLHHEVELGVVIGRRARAVPQDAAMQHVAGYALCLDMTARDTQEQCKKNGLPWTLAKGFGSSCPVSDFVPKEKIPDPHKLQIWLKVNGKLRQEGDTSSMIFSIPYLISYISHIFTLEEGDLILTGSPKGVGAVEANDEIEAGIRDVVTMKFTVAQGAEPGSPKGV; from the coding sequence ATGGCCAGCTCCAAGCAGCTGTCCCGGTTTTGGGAGTGGGGCAGGAACATCGTGTGCGTGGGGCGCAACTACGCGGAGCACGCCAAGGAGATGGGCAGCGCCCTGCCCGCTGAGCCGCTCTTCTTCCTCAAGCCTTCCTCGGCCTACGTGCGGGAGGGATCGCCCATCGTGCGGCCCTACTACTGCCGGAACCTGCACCACGAGGTGGAGCTGGGGGTGGTGATCGGCCGCAGGGCCCGGGCCGTGCCGCAGGACGCGGCCATGCAGCACGTGGCGGGCTATGCCCTGTGCCTGGACATGACGGCCCGCGACACGCAGGAGCAGTGCAAAAAGAACGGGCTGCCCTGGACTTTGGCCAAAGGGTTCGGCTCGTCCTGCCCGGTCAGTGACTTCGTGCCCAAGGAGAAGATCCCGGACCCGCACAAGCTGCAGATATGGCTGAAGGTGAACGGGAagctgaggcaggagggggACACCTCCTCCATGATCTTCTCCATCCCTTACCTGATCAGCTACATCAGCCACATATTCACCTTGGAAGAAGGAGACTTGATTCTCACCGGGTCTCCCAAAGGAGTCGGGGCCGTGGAGGCCAACGATGAGATCGAGGCAGGGATCAGGGACGTGGTGACCATGAAGTTCACGGTGGCACAGGGCGCGGAACCCGGGAGCCCAAAAGGGGTTTGA